GCGGAACAGATCGTCGGGCCGGTAGGCCGTATCCTCGAATTCGAGCGGCCGGTGGTCGGCTTCCCAGCTCTTCCGGAGCGTATGGAAGAGTACCAGCGGATTGCGCGCGCGGTTCCGCAGTTCGTTCTTCGCCAGGTTGCTGGCGATCGTGTAGATCCAGGTCGAGAACTTCCGCGCGGGGTCGAACCGGTGCAGGTGCCGGTAGACGCGCACGAAGGTCTCCTGCACGAGATCCTCGGCCCGGTCCCGGTCGCCGATGGTGCGGTAGATGAAGTTCAGCAGGCGTTCCTGGTAGCGGTCGGCGATCTCGTTGAACGCGAAGCGCTGCCCCCCCAGGTAGTGGGTGACGAGTTCGGCATCGTCGAGGCGCTTCAACTCTCCGCGCCCGAGCGATGCCATCTCATCCGGCGCCGTGTACTGCCTCGATACCTCGAGGTTCGGCTTCGTGTCCATGCCGCTCCCTTTGCGGGGCTCCCTTTTGCGGGCGATTCGGCGTGTTAAACCCCGCCGCCGCCGATTCGATCCATCCGCCGGGCGACCCAGCGCGCCGCGAGGGTCAGCGCGCAGATCGTCTTGCCGTCGCTGATCTCTCCCGCATCGATCATCTCGATGGTACGGCGGAGAGGCAGCCGATGCACATCCATGAACTCGCTCGCCTCGTGACTCGTCTCCCCCGCCTCCAGGTCCCACGCCGCGAAGAGGTGGATGATCTCGTCCGTGAACCCCGGCGTCGTGTGTACGGAGGCCAGTTTCTCCAGGCGTCCGGCGCGGAGTCCCGCCTCCTCTTCCAGTTCCCGGAGCGCGCACACCTCGGGGGGCTCGCCGGGCTCCAGGTTCCCGGCAGGCACCTCCCAGATGAATCCGTCGGCGGCGTACCTGTATTGGCGCACCAGCGTGACGATGGGTTCGGGCGGAACGGCGCCGGCGATCTCGCGCGGCCCGTCGGGAAGGTCCAGCGCGACGACGGCGGCGGCGCCGGAGTGGCGGATCAGTTCGAGCCGCCCGATGGATCCGTCCGGAAACCGCACGCGATCCACGTCGACATGGATCCGGCGGCCTGAGTAGGCGCGCTCTCCGTCCACCCGGCCCGTCGAGCCGCCGCGTCCGGCGCCTTCGTGCGCGCCGCCGGTCATGGTGCGGTCACGAGGCGGTCACGACGCCGGCCGGACGTCCACGGGCCCGAAGCCGTTCAGGGTGGGCGCGGCCGTCGCGGCGTCGCCGACGGCGAGGAGCGTGAGGCGGTCGGGGTCGAGGTACCTGCGGCAGACCTCCTGCACCTCCTCCGGCGTCACGGCCTCGATGCGGGAGCGGTACGTCTTCCAGTAATCGTCGGGGAGGCCGAATACGCGCTGACGGCTCACCTTCCCGCAGATCTGCACCGCGGTCTCGAACTGGAGCGGCAGGGAGAGCGTGAGGGCGTTGCGGGCCAGCGTCATTTCGTCGGCGGTGACGGGCGCCGTGCGCATGGCCTCGATCTCGCGCAGGATCTCCTCGAACGCGGGTCCGGTCCGGACGGTCTCGACGGCCGTGCGCGCGATGAAGGGCCCCGCGCCGCGGCGGAACCGGAAACTCGATCTCGCCCCGTAGGTCCACCCCTTGTCCTCACGCAGATTGAGGTTGATCCGGGAGTTGAAGAGGCCGCCGAGGATCGCGTTGGCCACGATGATCGCGTGATGGTCAGCGGTGTTGTGGGGCACGCCCACCGTCGCGACGCGAATCTCGCTCTGGGCGCTGCCGGGCCGGTCGATGAGGATGAGGTCGCTCGCCCGCGCCTCCGGCGTGTCCGGGGGCGCGACCGGGGCGGTCTCGCCGCTCCAGGCGCCGAAACGCGCCTCCGCCGCGGACAGCAGCCGTTCGCGGTCGAGTTCGCCGCACGCGATGAGGAGGGCCCCGCCGGGCCGGTAGCGCGCGGCGTGGAACTCCCGCACCGCCTCCGGGCCGATCGCCGACACGGTGGCGCCGGTGCCGGCCGCCGGCCGCCCGTACAGGCCGTCGCCGTAGAGTTCGGCGATCGTGGCGAGACCCGCGACGGTCGCGGGGTCGTCCGCCTGGCGTTCGATCTCGTCGATGCGCTCGCGGCGGATGCGTTCGACCTCGTGCTCCGGAAACTCGGAATCGAGGATGGTGGCGGCGAGGAACTCGAGCCCCTCCTCGAACAACTCCGACAGGAAGTGCATGGAGACGGCCCCCACGGCGTAGCCGGCCGTCGCGCGGTAGCCGACGCCGAGGCGGTCGAGCCAGCGCGCCATTTGGATGGCGTCCCGGCCGGGGGTGCCGGCGGTGAGGAGCCGGGCCGTGAGCTCGCAGAGACCGCCGAGTCGTGGCGGTTCGGCGCCCGCACCGCACTCAAGGACGAGGTGGAGCGACACCTCCGGCAGCCCGCGCCGCTCGGCGTGCTCGATGCGGAGGCCGTTGGGGAGCGTGTGCCGCTCGAAGCGCGGAAGCGCAAGCGGGCGCGGGGCGGCCGGCGCCGGGCGCACGGCGCGGTCGGGGGTCGCGGCTCGGGGGTTCGTCACGGCGTCTCCTCCTCGGGCACGACGTGGAGGACCGTGAGGCCGCGGGGGTCGAGCACCTCGCGGGCCACGCGCTCCACGTCGGGGCGGGCGACGGCGCCGTAGCGCGTGAACGCGTCGTTCACGTAGGCGGCGTCGCCCCGCAGCACCGCCGCGTGCGCGATCGCGTCCGCCCGGTCGCCGAAGCCCGCGCGCCCGTTCAGGAGCCCGCGCCGGGCCCGGTTGCGCGCCCCCTCGATCTCTTCCTCCTCGACGCCGTGGCGGAGCAGATCGTCGATGACGTCCCTCACCTCCGTCTCCAGGTCGGCGGCCGCGACGCCCGGGCGGGCGGTGGCGACCACGAAACACATCCCGGCGCTTTCGGTCGGCCAGGTGAAGGACGTCGCGTCCGCCGCCATCTGCTTCTCGTACACGAGCGTCTTCTCGAAGCGGGAACTGTTCCCGTCGGCAAGCAGGTAGTTGAGGATGACGACAGCCTCGAAATCGGGGTCCGCGTAGCACGGCGAATGGTACATGAGGTACACGCGGGGCATCTGGACGCGGTCCCGAAGGAGCGTGCGCCGCTCTCCGCCGCGCGCCGGCACGGGGACCTCCGGCCGCGGCGCCACGGGTCGCGCGGGAATCTCCCCGAACCAGGCCCCGACCCGCTCCAGCGCCGCAGCCGGATCGAAGTCGCCGACGAGGACGAGGGTCGCGTTGTTGGGTCCGTAGTGGAGGTCGAAGAACTCGTGCACGTCCTCGAGCCGGGCCGCGTCGATGTCGGGCATGTAGCCGATGGTCGGATGGCGGTACGGGTGTCCCTCGTCGTAGGCGCGCGCGAGCAGGGTCTCGAACGCGAGGCCGTAGGGGCGGTTCTCGTACGACTGCCGCCGCTCGTTCTTCACCACTTCCCGCTGGTTGTCGAGCTTCTCCCGGGTGATCCCGGGCTTGAAGAACCCCATGCGGTCGGACTCCAGCCACAGGCCGAGATCCAGTTCGTTGGCGGGCAACGTCTCGAAGTAGTTCGTGCGGTCGAACCACGTCGTGCCGTTGAGCGTGCCGCCGGCATCCTGCACGAGCTTGAAGTGCTGCTCGCGCGGCACGTGCTCGGACCCCTGGAAGAGGAGATGCTCGAAGAGGTGCGCGAAGCCGGTCCGGCCGGCGCGCTCGTTCTTCGATCCCAC
This genomic interval from Candidatus Palauibacter australiensis contains the following:
- a CDS encoding NUDIX hydrolase, translating into MTGGAHEGAGRGGSTGRVDGERAYSGRRIHVDVDRVRFPDGSIGRLELIRHSGAAAVVALDLPDGPREIAGAVPPEPIVTLVRQYRYAADGFIWEVPAGNLEPGEPPEVCALRELEEEAGLRAGRLEKLASVHTTPGFTDEIIHLFAAWDLEAGETSHEASEFMDVHRLPLRRTIEMIDAGEISDGKTICALTLAARWVARRMDRIGGGGV
- a CDS encoding pitrilysin family protein, with translation MTNPRAATPDRAVRPAPAAPRPLALPRFERHTLPNGLRIEHAERRGLPEVSLHLVLECGAGAEPPRLGGLCELTARLLTAGTPGRDAIQMARWLDRLGVGYRATAGYAVGAVSMHFLSELFEEGLEFLAATILDSEFPEHEVERIRRERIDEIERQADDPATVAGLATIAELYGDGLYGRPAAGTGATVSAIGPEAVREFHAARYRPGGALLIACGELDRERLLSAAEARFGAWSGETAPVAPPDTPEARASDLILIDRPGSAQSEIRVATVGVPHNTADHHAIIVANAILGGLFNSRINLNLREDKGWTYGARSSFRFRRGAGPFIARTAVETVRTGPAFEEILREIEAMRTAPVTADEMTLARNALTLSLPLQFETAVQICGKVSRQRVFGLPDDYWKTYRSRIEAVTPEEVQEVCRRYLDPDRLTLLAVGDAATAAPTLNGFGPVDVRPAS
- a CDS encoding pitrilysin family protein, with the translated sequence MRFDILEHTLDNGLRVVLQPDASAPLVAVHVMYHVGSKNERAGRTGFAHLFEHLLFQGSEHVPREQHFKLVQDAGGTLNGTTWFDRTNYFETLPANELDLGLWLESDRMGFFKPGITREKLDNQREVVKNERRQSYENRPYGLAFETLLARAYDEGHPYRHPTIGYMPDIDAARLEDVHEFFDLHYGPNNATLVLVGDFDPAAALERVGAWFGEIPARPVAPRPEVPVPARGGERRTLLRDRVQMPRVYLMYHSPCYADPDFEAVVILNYLLADGNSSRFEKTLVYEKQMAADATSFTWPTESAGMCFVVATARPGVAAADLETEVRDVIDDLLRHGVEEEEIEGARNRARRGLLNGRAGFGDRADAIAHAAVLRGDAAYVNDAFTRYGAVARPDVERVAREVLDPRGLTVLHVVPEEETP
- a CDS encoding sigma-70 family RNA polymerase sigma factor yields the protein MDTKPNLEVSRQYTAPDEMASLGRGELKRLDDAELVTHYLGGQRFAFNEIADRYQERLLNFIYRTIGDRDRAEDLVQETFVRVYRHLHRFDPARKFSTWIYTIASNLAKNELRNRARNPLVLFHTLRKSWEADHRPLEFEDTAYRPDDLFRKRRVREQVEAAVAELPEHHRVVFVLRELEGKSYEEISEITGVTLGTVKSRLNRARNRFARIIAPMLD